In Lujinxingia litoralis, a single window of DNA contains:
- a CDS encoding NAD(P)/FAD-dependent oxidoreductase produces the protein MPVETPSDASEVPLVASDILSPVGRREGSARPCVVIVGGGFGGLNVARALKRAPVDVVLIDRHNHHLFQPLLYQVATAGLSADDIASPIREVVRGQENVQVLLGEVLAIDRERQVVSYDGGEVRYDFVVVATGMQTNYFGNEGWADQATGLKTLRDALTCRRQILKVFEQAEREGPGSEGRGLLTFVVVGAGATGVEMAGAIKEIAYQVMVKDFRRIDPKRARVMLLDAGSRVLAGYDESLSERALHDLEKMGVEVRLHAKVEEIDEEGVTVNGERILTRTVIWAAGVKASPLVQTLDVELDRMGRVSIVPELHMPEDPRVYVIGDLARLKTADGEVLPGLAPVAVQQGKHAAQNIVRAVKGQELKPFVYWDRGKMATIGRARAIAEVGTLKFGGLMAWLAWLFVHLLFLIGFRNRVYVLIGWIFAYVGMRRSARLIVDPPRERAMFTEVWEGSREREVRAE, from the coding sequence ATGCCAGTTGAAACCCCTTCGGACGCCAGCGAAGTTCCTCTTGTAGCCAGTGACATTCTCTCCCCCGTCGGCCGCCGGGAAGGGAGCGCGCGCCCCTGTGTGGTGATCGTGGGCGGCGGGTTCGGTGGTCTCAATGTCGCCCGAGCGCTCAAGCGGGCGCCGGTCGATGTGGTGTTGATCGATCGCCATAACCATCACCTTTTTCAGCCTCTGCTCTACCAGGTGGCCACCGCCGGGCTCTCGGCCGACGACATCGCCTCCCCGATCCGCGAGGTGGTCCGCGGACAGGAGAACGTGCAGGTGCTGCTGGGAGAGGTGTTGGCCATCGATCGGGAGCGTCAGGTGGTGAGCTATGACGGTGGTGAGGTCCGCTATGACTTTGTGGTGGTGGCCACCGGGATGCAGACCAACTATTTCGGCAATGAGGGGTGGGCGGACCAGGCCACCGGGCTCAAGACCCTGCGCGACGCGTTGACCTGCCGCCGCCAGATTCTCAAGGTGTTTGAGCAGGCCGAGCGCGAGGGCCCGGGCTCTGAGGGGCGGGGGTTGCTGACCTTTGTGGTGGTGGGGGCCGGCGCCACCGGCGTGGAGATGGCCGGGGCGATTAAGGAGATCGCCTATCAGGTGATGGTCAAAGATTTTCGGCGGATCGATCCCAAGCGCGCCCGGGTGATGCTTCTGGATGCCGGGTCACGGGTGCTGGCCGGATACGACGAGAGCCTCTCGGAGCGGGCCCTTCACGATCTGGAGAAGATGGGCGTGGAGGTTCGTCTGCACGCAAAAGTCGAGGAGATCGACGAGGAGGGTGTGACGGTCAATGGCGAGCGTATTCTCACCCGGACCGTTATCTGGGCTGCCGGCGTTAAGGCCTCGCCGCTGGTCCAGACCCTGGACGTGGAGCTCGACCGGATGGGGCGCGTCTCGATCGTGCCGGAGCTGCACATGCCCGAAGATCCGCGCGTGTACGTGATCGGCGATCTGGCTCGCCTGAAGACCGCCGATGGCGAGGTGTTGCCCGGACTGGCGCCGGTGGCGGTGCAGCAGGGGAAGCACGCGGCCCAAAATATCGTGCGGGCGGTCAAGGGGCAGGAACTCAAGCCCTTTGTGTATTGGGATCGAGGCAAAATGGCCACGATCGGGCGAGCCCGGGCGATTGCCGAGGTGGGAACTCTGAAGTTCGGCGGACTGATGGCCTGGCTGGCCTGGCTCTTTGTACACCTGCTTTTCTTAATCGGGTTTCGAAACCGTGTTTACGTGCTCATCGGATGGATTTTTGCCTATGTCGGGATGCGTCGAAGTGCTCGTCTGATTGTGGATCCCCCGCGTGAGCGCGCTATGTTCACAGAGGTGTGGGAGGGGAGTCGGGAGCGGGAAGTTCGGGCGGAGTAG
- the otsB gene encoding trehalose-phosphatase, producing MKMLQDVEVEVGGALARGRALVVMLDFDGTLAPITEHYDQARALPGALEAVSALVEAGVEVAIISGRSLHDVRARLPVVGVSYLGSHGLEMAWKGGDVEVVPGAEEARWALQRLEERWGQEFGELEGVVLERKPFGVALHYRMLAEGEEGLVERARELAETGDGLRCKAGKKVLEAVPAIDWHKGRATDLVVRRAESRAPGGVYAMYVGDDVTDEDAFAVLDGESCGVLVAPEDRASAASARVDGPEQVLRLLERLVALGSQQRSAGL from the coding sequence ATGAAGATGCTACAAGATGTGGAGGTCGAAGTTGGGGGGGCGCTGGCACGAGGACGCGCGCTGGTGGTGATGTTAGATTTCGACGGGACGCTCGCTCCCATCACGGAGCATTACGATCAGGCTCGCGCGCTGCCGGGAGCGTTGGAGGCGGTGAGCGCGCTGGTAGAGGCGGGCGTTGAGGTTGCCATCATCAGCGGGCGATCGCTGCACGATGTGCGGGCGCGGCTGCCGGTGGTCGGGGTGAGTTACCTGGGAAGCCACGGGTTGGAGATGGCCTGGAAAGGGGGCGATGTGGAGGTGGTTCCCGGGGCCGAAGAGGCACGGTGGGCGCTACAACGTCTGGAGGAGCGCTGGGGACAGGAGTTTGGGGAGCTGGAGGGCGTGGTGTTGGAGCGCAAGCCTTTTGGGGTGGCGCTCCATTACCGGATGCTCGCGGAGGGGGAGGAGGGGCTGGTCGAGCGTGCGCGGGAGCTTGCCGAGACGGGCGACGGGTTGCGCTGCAAGGCGGGCAAAAAGGTGCTGGAGGCGGTGCCGGCGATCGACTGGCATAAGGGACGGGCGACGGATCTGGTGGTTCGCAGGGCGGAGTCTCGGGCTCCAGGGGGCGTGTATGCGATGTATGTGGGGGACGATGTCACTGACGAGGATGCCTTCGCGGTGCTTGATGGCGAGTCCTGCGGGGTGTTGGTGGCGCCCGAGGATCGCGCGAGCGCAGCGAGCGCGCGGGTGGACGGCCCGGAGCAGGTCCTTCGTTTGCTGGAGCGACTTGTCGCACTCGGAAGTCAGCAGCGATCTGCCGGGCTTTAG
- a CDS encoding 6-phosphofructokinase: MRIGVLTGGGDCPGLNAVIRAVTKSLLLKCDATVIGFEEGFLGMIEGRSRELDLVALKGILARGGTILGTHNKANPFNHYLAGGADVSDQLVENYHRLKLDGVVVIGGDGTMSIAHRLSEKGVKCVGVPKTIDNDLMHTDRTFGFDTAVAVATEAVDRLQTTGESHSRVMILETMGRYAGWLALHSGLAGGADVILVPELPFDVEEVARVCRKRKKRQRFTMIVVAEGATMLDGEQVVRERIDDSPDPIRLGGVGNLLAEKLKPLVDSEIRTTILGHIQRGGTPTAFDRVLSTAFGAHAASLVAGGRWGRMVALQNGQMTSVEIAEVADQTRLVPVDSLLVHAAAAVGTSFGRADFEVDLSRMPQNRVI; the protein is encoded by the coding sequence ATGCGAATTGGTGTGCTCACCGGTGGCGGAGACTGCCCCGGACTCAATGCGGTGATTCGAGCGGTGACCAAGAGCCTGTTGCTCAAATGCGACGCTACGGTGATCGGGTTTGAAGAGGGGTTTCTGGGGATGATCGAGGGGCGCAGCCGCGAACTCGATCTGGTGGCGCTCAAAGGGATTCTGGCGCGTGGCGGTACGATTCTGGGCACGCATAATAAAGCCAACCCCTTCAATCACTACCTGGCCGGTGGGGCCGATGTGAGCGACCAGCTCGTGGAGAACTATCACCGTCTCAAGCTCGACGGCGTGGTGGTCATCGGCGGCGACGGCACCATGAGCATCGCGCATCGACTCAGCGAGAAGGGCGTGAAGTGTGTGGGTGTGCCCAAGACCATCGACAACGATCTGATGCATACCGACCGGACCTTCGGGTTTGATACAGCGGTGGCCGTGGCCACCGAAGCCGTCGATCGCCTGCAGACCACTGGCGAGAGCCATAGTCGGGTGATGATTCTGGAGACGATGGGGCGTTACGCCGGATGGCTGGCGCTGCACAGCGGACTGGCCGGCGGGGCGGATGTAATCCTGGTGCCGGAGCTTCCCTTTGATGTGGAGGAGGTTGCCCGGGTGTGCCGCAAGCGTAAGAAACGCCAGCGATTTACGATGATCGTGGTCGCCGAAGGAGCCACCATGCTCGATGGCGAGCAGGTGGTGCGGGAGCGAATTGATGATAGCCCGGATCCCATTCGACTGGGGGGAGTCGGGAACCTCCTGGCCGAGAAGCTCAAGCCGCTGGTCGACAGCGAAATCCGGACCACGATTTTGGGGCATATTCAGCGTGGCGGCACGCCCACAGCGTTTGATCGGGTGTTGTCGACGGCGTTCGGGGCGCACGCGGCCTCGCTGGTGGCCGGTGGACGCTGGGGACGGATGGTGGCGCTGCAGAATGGACAGATGACCAGCGTGGAGATTGCCGAGGTCGCCGACCAGACGCGGTTGGTGCCGGTGGATTCGCTGTTGGTCCATGCGGCTGCGGCGGTGGGCACCTCCTTTGGCCGGGCGGATTTTGAGGTGGATTTAAGCCGAATGCCTCAGAATCGCGTGATCTGA
- a CDS encoding metallophosphoesterase has translation MVMILLFLVVVSVLWLGAHYYVWRRLHGPLAEASRLRVWVTVAVVGHLALSMVTMGLRSMPRVEPLYSIMHWATYVGVGFFSLLLILMLLKDLGYWISTRFGRVPAVPEPGEASSGEAVAADPSRRLFMSNALNASVVGGAALASKWGMYQALRVPDVVEVGVPLAHLPETLEGFRIVQISDVHVGPTVRRGHVQAIVERVMALKPDVIVITGDLIEGMVEHIWQDVEPIFDLRAPHGVYYCTGNHEYYWDAPGWCEALAARGIRVLNNAHDLIDHQGGRVLMAGCTDYSAARHRPEDASDPEAAKAGAPEHDVSVLLAHQPKSIHQAARAGFDLQLSGHTHGGQMWPWNLIIGWFHPYAIGLAREEKTWIYVSRGTCYWGPPMRIGAPAEITQIELLAGGPERAYRRRVGAPQS, from the coding sequence ATGGTGATGATCCTGCTCTTTCTCGTTGTGGTTTCGGTGCTCTGGCTGGGGGCACACTACTATGTGTGGCGTCGGCTACACGGTCCGCTTGCGGAGGCGAGTCGTCTGCGGGTGTGGGTCACGGTGGCGGTGGTGGGGCACCTGGCGCTGAGCATGGTCACGATGGGGCTTCGCTCGATGCCTCGGGTAGAGCCGCTCTACTCGATCATGCACTGGGCAACTTATGTGGGGGTGGGGTTCTTTTCGCTGCTGCTGATTTTGATGCTGCTCAAAGATCTGGGCTACTGGATCTCGACGCGCTTCGGTCGTGTGCCGGCGGTGCCGGAGCCTGGTGAGGCGTCTTCCGGGGAGGCGGTGGCGGCTGACCCTTCAAGGCGGCTCTTTATGAGCAATGCGCTTAATGCCTCGGTGGTGGGTGGCGCGGCGCTGGCTTCCAAGTGGGGCATGTATCAGGCGCTGCGTGTGCCGGATGTGGTCGAGGTGGGGGTGCCTTTGGCGCATCTTCCCGAGACGTTGGAGGGGTTTCGCATCGTGCAGATCTCCGACGTTCATGTCGGGCCCACGGTGCGGCGAGGCCATGTGCAGGCGATCGTCGAGCGGGTGATGGCGCTAAAGCCCGACGTGATTGTCATCACCGGCGACCTGATCGAGGGGATGGTCGAGCATATCTGGCAGGATGTGGAGCCGATCTTCGATCTGCGCGCGCCGCACGGCGTGTACTACTGCACGGGGAATCACGAGTACTACTGGGACGCGCCCGGGTGGTGTGAAGCGCTGGCGGCCAGGGGGATTCGGGTGCTCAACAATGCTCATGACCTGATTGACCATCAGGGGGGGCGAGTGCTGATGGCCGGTTGTACCGACTACTCAGCGGCGCGGCATCGTCCGGAGGACGCTTCCGATCCGGAGGCGGCCAAAGCCGGGGCCCCGGAGCATGATGTGAGTGTGTTGCTCGCGCATCAGCCCAAGAGCATTCATCAGGCCGCCCGTGCCGGGTTTGATCTGCAACTCTCCGGGCATACGCACGGAGGGCAGATGTGGCCCTGGAATCTCATCATCGGCTGGTTTCACCCCTACGCGATCGGTCTGGCACGGGAGGAGAAGACCTGGATCTATGTCAGCCGTGGTACCTGCTACTGGGGGCCGCCGATGCGCATCGGGGCTCCGGCCGAGATCACGCAGATCGAGCTTTTGGCCGGAGGCCCCGAGCGGGCCTATCGCCGCCGGGTGGGGGCGCCTCAGTCCTGA
- a CDS encoding Hsp33 family molecular chaperone HslO produces MSLTDPTLSHDLGLRAMSEDGSLRVIALNATATARAILNAQQAAGSEVASRLAEQATATVLLRLAMSPDYRLQTVLKHPDHGSIVADSHPDGVTRALVQQSHEATIPLGPPTLLSVHRDTYTGKLHQGVVETLEGYGLSESIAGYLKQSEQIHSVVGLRTLFDDAGELSYAGGYLVQLLPDAHVETLATVTEHLEKTGTQQIFVDGSFESESIIKEIYGEVPYRILGEDQFRFGCNCGEERILSALATLSPAEIAELASSPEPLEIACDYCNITYHIDPARLRPQD; encoded by the coding sequence ATGAGCCTCACCGACCCGACCCTCTCTCACGATCTGGGACTGCGCGCGATGAGCGAAGATGGAAGCCTTCGCGTGATCGCCCTCAACGCCACCGCCACCGCTCGCGCGATCCTCAACGCGCAGCAGGCCGCCGGCTCCGAGGTCGCCAGCCGCCTGGCCGAGCAGGCCACCGCCACCGTGCTGCTGCGTCTGGCCATGAGCCCGGACTACCGCCTGCAGACCGTGCTCAAGCATCCCGACCACGGCTCCATCGTCGCCGACAGTCACCCCGACGGTGTGACCCGAGCGCTGGTGCAGCAGTCGCATGAGGCCACCATTCCCCTGGGGCCCCCGACTCTGCTGAGCGTGCACCGCGATACCTACACCGGAAAGCTCCACCAGGGCGTGGTCGAAACCCTGGAGGGCTACGGCCTGAGCGAGTCGATCGCCGGCTACCTCAAGCAGAGCGAACAGATCCACTCGGTGGTCGGCCTGCGCACCCTCTTTGATGATGCCGGAGAGCTCAGCTACGCCGGAGGCTACCTGGTACAGCTCCTCCCCGACGCCCACGTGGAGACGCTGGCCACGGTGACCGAGCACCTGGAGAAGACCGGCACGCAGCAGATCTTTGTCGACGGCAGCTTCGAGAGCGAAAGCATCATCAAAGAGATCTACGGCGAGGTGCCCTACCGCATCCTCGGAGAGGATCAGTTCCGCTTCGGATGCAACTGTGGTGAGGAGCGCATCCTGAGCGCCCTGGCCACCTTAAGCCCCGCCGAAATCGCTGAACTCGCCAGCTCGCCGGAGCCCCTGGAGATCGCCTGCGACTATTGCAACATCACCTACCATATCGACCCGGCACGGCTGCGCCCTCAGGACTGA
- a CDS encoding lipid-transfer protein: MSQKVYVVGVGMTPFEKPGRRDWDYPDMVKEAGTQALEDAGIDYSAIEQVFCGYVYGDSTSGQRAAYELGLTGVPIYNVNNNCSTGSTALFMARQLIAGGIIDTALALGFEKMQRGSLKTDGQEDRANPLGRHFETMASQRGFARAPAAPQIFGNAGLEHMERYGTTAEHFAKIAHKNHLHSTNNPRSQFQDEYTLEQILESRPVHHPLTMLQCCPTSDGSAAAVLMSEAKVRELGLQDQAIEIAAMSMTTDMPSSFGKSAIDLVGFEMSQKAARQVYQSAGITPEDVDVIELHDCFSTNELITYEALGLCDLGQAGRLIDEGQVTYGGKWVVNPSGGLISKGHPLGATGLAQCAELTWQLRGQAERRQVDGAEIALQHNLGLGGAAVVTLYRRS, encoded by the coding sequence ATGAGCCAAAAAGTCTATGTCGTTGGCGTCGGTATGACCCCATTCGAAAAACCCGGTCGGCGAGACTGGGACTACCCCGATATGGTCAAAGAAGCCGGTACGCAGGCCCTGGAAGACGCCGGCATCGACTACAGCGCGATCGAACAGGTCTTCTGTGGCTACGTCTACGGCGACTCCACCAGCGGTCAACGCGCCGCCTACGAACTCGGCCTGACCGGCGTGCCGATCTATAACGTCAACAACAACTGCTCCACCGGCTCGACCGCACTTTTTATGGCCCGCCAGCTCATCGCCGGAGGCATCATCGACACCGCTCTGGCCCTGGGATTTGAGAAAATGCAGCGCGGCTCCCTCAAGACCGACGGACAGGAAGATCGCGCCAACCCCCTGGGACGCCACTTCGAGACGATGGCTTCGCAACGGGGATTTGCCCGCGCCCCGGCCGCCCCACAGATCTTTGGCAACGCCGGCCTCGAACATATGGAACGCTACGGCACCACGGCCGAGCACTTTGCAAAGATCGCCCACAAGAACCACCTGCACTCCACCAACAACCCCCGCAGCCAATTTCAGGATGAGTACACCCTCGAACAAATCCTGGAGTCGCGCCCGGTCCACCATCCCCTGACCATGCTGCAGTGCTGCCCGACCTCCGACGGCTCGGCCGCCGCGGTGCTGATGAGCGAGGCCAAGGTGCGCGAGCTGGGCCTGCAGGACCAGGCCATCGAAATCGCCGCGATGAGCATGACCACCGACATGCCGAGCTCCTTTGGCAAAAGCGCCATCGATCTGGTGGGCTTTGAGATGAGCCAGAAGGCCGCCCGTCAGGTCTACCAGAGTGCCGGCATCACCCCCGAAGACGTCGACGTGATCGAGCTGCACGACTGCTTCTCCACCAACGAACTCATCACCTACGAAGCTCTCGGCCTCTGCGACCTCGGTCAGGCCGGCCGACTGATCGACGAGGGACAGGTAACCTACGGTGGGAAGTGGGTAGTCAACCCCTCCGGCGGACTAATCTCCAAGGGACATCCTCTGGGCGCCACAGGCCTCGCCCAATGCGCCGAGCTAACCTGGCAGCTGCGCGGTCAGGCCGAACGCCGCCAGGTTGACGGCGCCGAAATCGCGCTGCAGCACAACCTGGGACTCGGTGGCGCCGCCGTCGTCACGCTCTACCGTCGCAGCTGA
- a CDS encoding 1-acyl-sn-glycerol-3-phosphate acyltransferase, translating to MAELSKHATAMPPFYRGVRFLAHWTVRLYFYDIQVVGLENIPENQPMILAANHPNSIMDTVLLSTESPFRINYMARSGVFEHPVVRAVLNGVGVIPIYRAHEVSNQPERNRNSFYRAFELLEAGGCIGMFPEGTNSPDRHVREIKTGTARLALEAEARNDFQLGIQIQPVGLNFAERDRFLSSVLIRYGRPIEVRDFADQYRANPRQAVYDLTQVILQSLRDVATHIHDDRNRQLVIDIHRIYGNELLSEFMGDHSIDLRPLTHRLFDRIRAADGPRPDLDDRFTIEQAIADAVDFYEERNPAMVARVRMDIRRYKDHLRQVRLRHDILHEHSPGNLSSRREALKLTAYALGLGPLAIYGMLTSLVPYLLMRAIVSHHPEEAKRAFIVLINSFYMFPLFYGLQCWYLWHNVRPPLWAMALFALSLPLSAFFFLSWWRKILAYRDRILSRTLFRTRKNLLDTLDLERRQLIDTFENIKFEYLIARFGHLFDADADYALPSDMLTTEAKESRAVPAEEHAS from the coding sequence GTGGCTGAACTCTCCAAACATGCCACCGCCATGCCCCCTTTCTACCGGGGGGTACGCTTTCTGGCGCACTGGACCGTGCGCCTCTACTTCTACGACATCCAGGTCGTCGGGCTGGAGAACATCCCCGAGAATCAACCGATGATTCTCGCGGCAAACCACCCGAATTCCATCATGGACACGGTACTCCTGAGCACGGAGAGCCCCTTTCGCATCAACTACATGGCGCGAAGCGGTGTCTTCGAGCATCCGGTGGTCCGGGCGGTCCTCAACGGGGTCGGTGTCATCCCGATCTACCGGGCCCACGAAGTCTCCAACCAACCCGAACGCAATCGCAACAGCTTCTACCGCGCCTTCGAACTCCTGGAGGCCGGCGGCTGCATCGGTATGTTCCCCGAGGGCACCAACTCCCCCGACCGCCATGTCCGGGAGATCAAAACCGGCACCGCTCGCCTGGCCCTGGAAGCCGAAGCCCGCAATGACTTCCAACTCGGCATCCAGATTCAACCCGTCGGACTGAACTTCGCCGAACGCGATCGCTTTCTCTCCAGCGTGCTCATTCGTTACGGACGCCCCATCGAAGTGCGCGACTTCGCCGACCAGTACCGCGCCAATCCCCGCCAGGCCGTCTACGACCTGACCCAGGTGATCCTTCAGAGCCTGCGCGACGTCGCCACCCACATCCACGATGACCGCAACCGACAGCTCGTCATCGATATCCATCGCATCTACGGCAACGAGCTCCTCTCGGAGTTTATGGGCGACCACAGCATCGACCTCCGCCCCCTGACGCACCGCCTCTTCGACCGCATCCGCGCCGCCGACGGCCCGCGCCCCGATCTCGACGATCGCTTCACCATTGAGCAGGCCATCGCCGACGCCGTCGACTTCTACGAAGAGCGCAACCCGGCGATGGTCGCCCGGGTGCGCATGGACATCCGTCGCTACAAGGATCACCTGCGCCAGGTCCGCCTGCGCCACGACATCCTCCACGAACACAGCCCCGGCAACCTCAGCAGCCGTCGTGAAGCCCTCAAGCTCACCGCCTACGCACTGGGCCTGGGACCGCTGGCCATCTACGGCATGCTCACCAGCCTGGTGCCCTACCTGCTGATGCGCGCCATCGTCAGCCACCACCCCGAAGAGGCCAAACGCGCCTTCATTGTACTGATCAACAGCTTCTACATGTTCCCGCTCTTCTACGGGCTGCAGTGCTGGTACCTCTGGCACAACGTCCGACCTCCGCTCTGGGCCATGGCCCTCTTCGCCCTGAGCCTGCCCCTGAGCGCCTTCTTCTTTTTGAGCTGGTGGCGAAAGATCCTCGCCTACCGCGACCGCATCCTCTCGCGCACCCTCTTCCGGACACGTAAAAACCTGCTCGACACCCTGGACCTGGAACGACGCCAGCTCATCGACACCTTTGAAAATATCAAGTTTGAGTATCTGATCGCGCGCTTCGGCCACCTCTTTGATGCCGACGCCGACTACGCCCTGCCCTCGGACATGCTCACCACCGAGGCCAAAGAGAGCCGCGCCGTGCCGGCCGAAGAACACGCCTCCTAG